From one Candidatus Dormiibacterota bacterium genomic stretch:
- a CDS encoding class I SAM-dependent methyltransferase produces MGAKTFMKDRVARLTARLMPPGILRDPRYFDLWQTRGFHVTPVHFYQPVPDTRTLRDSLWAERTETAGVDFRETDQAELVGSFAAAYRSEYEAFPQEPDGSPCTFYLNNGGFRSVDAEVLHCMIRRFRPRRMIEVGSGLSTCLAAQALRRNAEEASASACRFTTVDPYPGTMVRGGIPGLTDSIPAEVQDVPIRVFQELGEDDILFIDSSHVLRIGSDVQYLYLEVLPRLRPGVLVHVHDIFLPSEYPRSWVLDKRRFWTEQYLLQAFLAFNEAFRIVLAAGYLHLGRPDVLESAFPSYDRTLEWPGSFWMRRVR; encoded by the coding sequence TTGGGTGCGAAGACCTTCATGAAGGACCGGGTCGCGCGTCTGACTGCGCGTCTCATGCCCCCGGGGATCCTTCGCGATCCACGTTACTTCGACCTCTGGCAGACGCGGGGGTTCCATGTCACGCCGGTGCATTTCTATCAGCCGGTTCCCGACACCCGCACGCTGCGGGACTCGCTCTGGGCGGAGAGGACGGAGACCGCGGGTGTCGATTTCCGGGAGACCGATCAGGCCGAGCTCGTGGGCTCGTTCGCGGCCGCCTACCGGAGCGAGTACGAGGCGTTCCCCCAGGAGCCTGACGGTTCGCCCTGCACCTTTTATCTGAACAACGGCGGGTTCCGCTCGGTGGACGCCGAGGTCCTGCACTGCATGATCCGGCGCTTCAGGCCGCGACGCATGATCGAGGTCGGTTCCGGCCTGTCGACCTGTCTCGCCGCCCAGGCGCTGCGGCGGAACGCCGAAGAGGCGTCCGCATCCGCCTGCCGGTTCACCACCGTCGATCCCTATCCGGGAACGATGGTGCGCGGCGGAATTCCGGGATTGACGGACTCGATCCCGGCCGAGGTTCAGGACGTGCCGATCCGCGTCTTCCAGGAACTGGGGGAGGACGACATCCTGTTCATCGATTCCAGTCACGTCCTCAGGATCGGCAGCGATGTCCAGTACCTGTACCTGGAGGTCCTGCCGCGCCTGCGGCCCGGGGTTCTCGTGCACGTGCATGACATCTTCCTGCCGTCGGAATACCCTCGATCCTGGGTGCTCGACAAGAGGAGATTCTGGACGGAACAGTACCTGCTCCAGGCCTTCCTGGCGTTCAACGAGGCGTTCCGGATCGTCCTCGCCGCCGGCTACCTGCATCTCGGGCGCCCCGATGTCCTCGAGAGCGCCTTCCCCTCGTACGACCGGACGCTGGAATGGCCGGGAAGCTTCTGGATGCGGCGCGTCAGGTGA
- a CDS encoding formylmethanofuran dehydrogenase subunit A has translation MLRITGGKVYDPANNIDGVVKDVCIAEGRVVPEVKGGRSVDASGMVVLPGGVDIHSHIAGAALNFARGLTPENYRRALTFSHTPERRAGLGGITPTTFATGYLYAAMGWTTVNEAAVPILSARHTHEEMHDIPILDKASLVLMANNEIVLDLLEAGEVERARHVVAWLLWAAKAYGVKGVNPGGVVAWKSGKNANTLSDPVEGYTRVTPAGIISSLAGIVDDLRLPHPLHLHCNNLGVPGNVATTIETLKILEGRRCHMAHLQFHAYGGDGWGTIRSEAATLAEHFNARTNLTADAGAILFGDAMTITADGPWEHVLYKLTGRKWGNVDVENETGCGIVPYTYKERSLVNAVQWAAGLELLLLISDPWRIFLTTDHPNGACFWRYPELIDLLMHADRRRECLSRLAPAALKRIVLPDLDRQYTLSEIAIITSAGPARALGLARKGHLGVGADADVVLYDEMPGDRPLFGSPRYVIKGGEIAVEDGEIRPVSQGREFIVRPRFDEGIEDFLRPLFQKVYTISFNNYAVEMERLAGAEVHVCE, from the coding sequence ATGCTGCGGATCACGGGAGGGAAGGTTTATGATCCCGCGAACAACATCGACGGTGTCGTCAAGGACGTCTGCATTGCCGAGGGGCGGGTTGTTCCCGAGGTCAAAGGCGGCCGCTCGGTCGACGCGAGCGGCATGGTGGTCCTCCCCGGCGGGGTCGACATCCACTCCCACATCGCCGGCGCCGCGCTCAACTTCGCCCGGGGACTGACCCCGGAGAACTACCGCCGTGCCCTGACCTTCTCCCACACGCCGGAGCGTCGCGCCGGTCTCGGCGGCATCACTCCCACCACCTTCGCCACCGGGTACTTGTATGCAGCGATGGGCTGGACGACCGTCAACGAGGCCGCGGTCCCGATTCTGTCCGCCCGGCACACCCACGAGGAGATGCACGACATACCGATCCTGGACAAGGCCTCCCTCGTGCTGATGGCCAACAATGAGATCGTGCTGGACCTTCTGGAGGCCGGGGAGGTCGAGCGCGCCAGGCACGTGGTGGCCTGGCTCCTCTGGGCGGCCAAGGCCTACGGCGTGAAGGGGGTCAACCCCGGGGGGGTCGTCGCCTGGAAGTCAGGCAAGAATGCGAACACGCTGTCCGACCCGGTCGAGGGGTACACACGTGTGACGCCGGCCGGGATCATCTCCAGCCTCGCCGGAATCGTCGATGACTTGCGATTGCCGCATCCGCTCCATCTCCATTGCAACAACCTGGGCGTCCCCGGCAACGTGGCCACGACGATCGAGACTCTGAAGATCCTGGAAGGGCGGCGGTGCCACATGGCGCATCTGCAGTTCCACGCGTACGGTGGAGACGGCTGGGGCACGATCCGCTCCGAAGCGGCCACACTCGCCGAGCACTTCAACGCCCGGACGAATCTCACCGCCGATGCCGGAGCGATCCTGTTCGGCGACGCCATGACGATCACGGCCGACGGACCCTGGGAGCACGTGCTCTACAAGCTCACCGGCCGCAAGTGGGGCAACGTGGATGTGGAAAACGAGACCGGCTGCGGGATCGTCCCCTACACTTACAAGGAGCGCAGCCTGGTCAACGCCGTGCAGTGGGCCGCGGGGTTGGAGCTGCTTCTGCTCATCAGCGACCCCTGGCGGATCTTCCTGACCACGGACCACCCCAACGGGGCCTGCTTCTGGCGATACCCGGAGCTCATCGATCTCCTGATGCACGCGGACCGCCGCCGGGAATGCCTGAGCAGGCTGGCGCCCGCGGCGCTCAAGCGAATCGTCCTGCCGGACCTGGATCGGCAGTACACGCTGTCCGAGATCGCCATCATCACCTCCGCGGGCCCGGCGCGCGCCCTCGGCCTGGCGCGGAAGGGGCATCTGGGCGTGGGCGCAGACGCGGACGTCGTGCTCTACGATGAGATGCCGGGTGACCGCCCCCTGTTCGGGTCACCGCGCTACGTCATCAAGGGAGGCGAAATCGCGGTCGAGGACGGAGAGATCCGCCCCGTCAGCCAGGGGCGGGAGTTCATCGTGCGCCCCCGCTTCGATGAAGGGATCGAAGATTTCCTGAGGCCGCTCTTTCAGAAGGTCTACACGATCTCGTTCAACAACTATGCGGTGGAGATGGAGCGCCTGGCCGGCGCGGAGGTGCACGTCTGCGAGTGA
- a CDS encoding radical SAM protein, translated as MPDILLVQPPSTLQRLQRIKSRRPELEAPLPFVAIPPYLLDAGFRVHVLDLRIDDLGVLRRALRETTPLIAGISVMPGSMLLDAIRVTRIIKRCSPATTVVWGGTFPTLHHRICLQVKELDFVVCGDGEETLAELAIALRDSGPRTSPEGVSGLAYRRDGSIHSTPPRPPVDLDRRPIGAWHLLEKYMPRYVRPSGLLSVNTARGCPYSCTFCYNTAIYRGFNRYRTKSIDAVLAEIEHLVRSYGPRALIFMDDDFLANRKRGTDLLDRVHRRFPHLRYRIDARADEIRAPGIAGQLAGQGLESVFFGVEGVSGEFLDRIRKGQETDDTIEAARACASNGLQGTYSFTCGYPQETPGELYDRVEMARLLRALHPEGRSQIEIISPVIGTPLYSELLQRNCVPEDDIDRWCGFSDWKSAVGKKWISDARFYESFQLAFYLAFSSGSRLDGGLRFPSRLASGWSRFRLRGRRPRRLPEFRLGNGLLKGMIWGPSLKRAPIGGMSRPTRPPGQG; from the coding sequence ATGCCCGACATCCTTCTCGTCCAGCCCCCTTCGACGCTGCAACGGCTGCAGAGAATCAAGAGCCGACGGCCCGAGCTCGAGGCGCCCCTTCCCTTCGTCGCCATACCGCCCTATCTCCTCGACGCCGGCTTCCGGGTCCATGTGCTCGATCTCCGCATCGATGATCTCGGCGTCCTTCGGCGCGCCCTCAGGGAGACGACCCCGCTCATCGCGGGGATCTCGGTGATGCCCGGCAGCATGCTTCTGGACGCCATCCGGGTGACCCGAATCATCAAGCGCTGTTCGCCGGCGACCACGGTCGTCTGGGGCGGCACGTTTCCCACTCTGCATCACCGGATCTGCCTTCAGGTGAAGGAGCTGGACTTCGTGGTCTGCGGCGACGGCGAGGAGACCCTCGCTGAGCTCGCGATCGCGCTGAGAGATTCCGGTCCGAGGACATCTCCGGAGGGGGTGAGCGGGCTGGCCTACCGGCGGGACGGCTCGATCCATTCGACGCCTCCCAGGCCACCGGTCGATCTCGATCGCCGGCCGATCGGCGCCTGGCACCTCCTCGAGAAGTACATGCCTCGTTACGTCCGACCCTCGGGTCTCCTCTCCGTCAATACCGCGCGGGGGTGTCCGTACTCGTGCACGTTCTGCTACAACACCGCCATCTACCGCGGCTTCAATCGCTATCGCACGAAGAGCATCGATGCGGTCCTCGCCGAGATCGAGCATCTCGTCCGGTCCTACGGGCCGCGCGCCCTGATTTTCATGGACGACGATTTCCTCGCAAACCGGAAGCGCGGCACAGACCTGCTCGACAGAGTCCATCGACGATTCCCGCACCTTCGGTATCGTATCGATGCCCGGGCGGATGAGATTCGGGCCCCGGGCATCGCCGGCCAGCTGGCGGGCCAGGGGCTCGAGAGCGTCTTCTTCGGAGTCGAGGGTGTTTCGGGAGAGTTCCTGGACCGCATCAGGAAGGGACAGGAGACGGACGATACCATCGAGGCGGCCCGGGCGTGCGCCTCGAACGGTCTGCAGGGCACCTACTCCTTCACCTGCGGCTACCCTCAGGAGACCCCCGGCGAGCTCTACGATCGCGTCGAGATGGCCCGGCTGTTGCGAGCCCTGCACCCCGAGGGGCGCTCCCAGATCGAGATCATCTCCCCGGTGATCGGCACGCCGCTGTATTCGGAGCTCCTTCAGCGGAATTGCGTGCCCGAAGATGATATCGACCGGTGGTGCGGATTCTCCGATTGGAAGAGCGCCGTGGGGAAGAAGTGGATCTCCGATGCGCGGTTCTACGAGTCGTTCCAGCTGGCGTTCTACCTGGCCTTTTCAAGCGGAAGCCGACTCGATGGCGGGTTGAGATTTCCCTCGCGCCTCGCTTCGGGCTGGTCGAGGTTCCGGCTCCGCGGCAGGCGGCCGAGGAGGCTGCCGGAATTCAGGCTCGGCAACGGGCTTCTGAAGGGGATGATCTGGGGACCCTCTCTCAAGAGAGCCCCGATCGGGGGAATGTCGCGCCCCACCCGGCCGCCCGGGCAGGGATAG
- a CDS encoding glycosyltransferase family 4 protein translates to MNVWIFNHYAESPDGSATRTFELCRALVRKGHETTVFASSFSHYRLREEHIDSLLRLSRTEVRDDVRFIWLRGYPYASNDWRRIVNMMGYGVLALARALTTLPRPDVVIGCSVHPCAALAGLTLARLTAAPFVVEVPDLWPQVLIDFGRMTPGSVQARALRMAETVLFTAAERVIMLWRNTQDYVSGRGLDVGKIVWIPHVIDPARYENLPEYVDHGPPFTALYLGSFVQSMALDVILDAARILAGNRRDDVRIVLIGHGSDRDRLVARARSLGLRNVEIRDPIPKSRAPEAMAAADCLICSFKNSPVYQYGLSMSKLCDYLMSGRPIVTSGESTYDPVLEAHAGISVKGEDPEALAAALASMADLRFDTRCAMGRRGIAWAREHHDVNALADRLENVLLASLDGHGAPS, encoded by the coding sequence ATGAACGTCTGGATCTTCAACCACTACGCCGAATCCCCCGATGGATCGGCGACACGCACGTTCGAGCTTTGCCGCGCGCTCGTCAGGAAGGGCCACGAGACCACCGTATTCGCGTCGAGCTTCAGCCATTATCGCCTCAGGGAGGAACACATCGATTCCCTCCTGCGGCTGTCGCGGACGGAGGTGCGCGACGATGTCCGGTTCATCTGGCTTCGTGGCTACCCTTACGCCTCCAACGACTGGCGCCGGATCGTGAACATGATGGGATACGGCGTCCTGGCTCTGGCGCGCGCCTTGACGACGTTGCCGAGGCCGGACGTCGTCATCGGATGCTCGGTTCATCCGTGTGCGGCGCTGGCGGGTCTGACCCTCGCGCGCCTGACGGCCGCTCCCTTCGTGGTCGAGGTGCCGGATCTCTGGCCCCAGGTGCTGATCGATTTCGGCCGCATGACGCCTGGAAGCGTCCAGGCACGAGCCCTGAGGATGGCCGAAACGGTCCTGTTCACGGCGGCCGAGCGCGTCATCATGCTGTGGCGCAACACCCAGGACTACGTCAGCGGCCGGGGTCTGGACGTCGGGAAAATCGTCTGGATCCCTCATGTGATCGACCCCGCGCGTTACGAGAATCTGCCCGAGTACGTGGATCATGGGCCGCCTTTCACCGCCCTGTATCTCGGCAGTTTCGTCCAGAGCATGGCCCTGGACGTCATCCTCGACGCCGCACGCATCCTGGCGGGCAATCGTCGGGATGACGTCCGCATCGTTCTCATCGGGCACGGTTCCGACAGGGACAGGCTGGTCGCCCGCGCCCGGAGCCTGGGGCTCCGGAACGTCGAGATCCGCGATCCGATCCCGAAGTCCCGGGCTCCCGAAGCCATGGCGGCGGCCGATTGCCTGATTTGTTCGTTCAAGAATTCACCCGTGTACCAGTATGGGCTGAGCATGAGCAAGTTGTGCGACTACTTGATGTCCGGCCGGCCGATCGTGACATCCGGAGAGTCCACCTACGACCCCGTCCTCGAGGCGCACGCTGGAATCTCCGTGAAGGGCGAAGACCCTGAAGCGCTGGCGGCCGCCCTCGCATCGATGGCCGATCTGCGCTTCGACACCCGCTGCGCCATGGGCCGGCGCGGCATCGCCTGGGCGCGCGAGCATCATGATGTGAACGCCCTGGCGGACCGCCTCGAAAACGTCCTCCTGGCAAGCCTGGACGGCCATGGGGCGCCGTCGTGA
- a CDS encoding glycosyltransferase codes for MRICYVSHSDSHFTRPYVDYFSQRGNEVHLVSILGAGLPGAINHLPLGRNFSPTLRSLGYLRALPVVRKILRSLRPCIVHAHYVSSNGVLAAFSGCHPLVLSARGSDLHGLWNPVRRAVLRYALTRADLVNQVSRAFERDLISLGASAARILTLSQGVESARFLTHRSSAPQDGVRLLCTRSLSPHYNPRGIVQALAILRSRRVSFRFLFAAGGPQESSLKREVARRGLVDHVTFRGGYTQDELPALLAQADVYVSASYSDGTSVSLLEAMASGAFPVVSDVAGNREWISGNGDGRLFVPNDPGHLADCLQEAIEGTDLRRFAVRTNRRTIDARGERTRNLAELAGAYTELWDRAAR; via the coding sequence ATGCGCATCTGCTACGTCTCGCACTCCGACTCTCATTTCACCCGGCCGTACGTGGACTATTTCTCGCAACGGGGGAACGAGGTCCACCTCGTCAGTATTCTCGGTGCCGGGCTGCCTGGCGCAATCAACCACCTTCCCCTGGGCCGGAATTTCAGCCCGACCTTGCGAAGTCTCGGATACCTCCGGGCGCTTCCGGTCGTCCGGAAGATCCTGAGGTCCCTTCGACCGTGCATCGTCCACGCCCACTATGTCAGCAGCAACGGGGTCCTCGCGGCGTTCTCCGGATGCCATCCCCTCGTCCTGAGCGCCCGTGGATCGGACCTGCACGGCTTGTGGAACCCGGTCAGGCGGGCGGTCTTGCGCTACGCCCTGACCCGGGCGGATCTCGTGAACCAGGTGTCCCGCGCGTTCGAGCGGGACCTGATCTCCCTGGGAGCGTCCGCTGCCAGGATCCTGACCCTGAGCCAGGGTGTCGAGTCGGCCCGGTTCCTTACGCATCGGTCCTCGGCTCCGCAGGACGGCGTCCGGCTGCTCTGCACACGGAGTCTGTCTCCGCACTACAACCCGCGGGGGATCGTCCAGGCCCTTGCGATCCTGCGATCGCGGCGGGTCTCGTTTCGCTTCTTGTTTGCCGCGGGGGGACCGCAGGAATCCTCGCTCAAACGCGAAGTCGCGCGTCGCGGGCTCGTCGACCACGTCACGTTTCGCGGCGGCTACACGCAGGACGAGCTCCCGGCCCTCCTGGCGCAGGCGGATGTCTATGTCTCGGCCTCATACTCGGACGGAACGAGCGTGTCTCTCCTGGAAGCGATGGCTTCCGGGGCGTTCCCGGTCGTGTCCGACGTGGCGGGCAACCGGGAGTGGATCAGCGGAAACGGAGACGGCCGGTTGTTCGTCCCGAACGACCCGGGGCACCTCGCGGATTGTCTCCAGGAGGCGATCGAGGGGACCGATCTTCGGCGCTTCGCCGTCCGGACCAACAGACGGACGATCGACGCGCGTGGTGAGCGGACCAGGAACCTCGCGGAGCTTGCCGGTGCCTACACGGAACTGTGGGACAGGGCGGCCCGGTGA
- a CDS encoding rhomboid family intramembrane serine protease, with protein MSDSGRPDAPSSTDEPLHDARRAMDAMRRPGRPGVADWQAFHAALRSLTPRTYVTRSLLLCNLAVFVAMVLSGVSPLHPASRSLIAWGADYGPLTGSGQWWRLWTSNFIHIGLIHLVCNLLALWQVGDLVERLVGNAGFLLLYTLSGILGSLASFYWNPLLLSAGASGAIFGVYGALLACLFQNPGVFPRSILTRLTRSTALFVGYNILYGLRATGINLVAHLGGLAGGLLCGLILARPVSEEQGAGRSRRNWALGAAGAVFLVAGILAARPNDISVELMDIYRAEAQVEEVLWDVFRKNGGGTLSNDDFAHAVEQQVLPAWADLRARLARIPAGHGHQAVFAGLLDRYLATMQDAARLLIENARTNGGTVTEVNARLEEAGRIRGQMTRLRWR; from the coding sequence GTGAGCGACTCGGGCCGGCCGGACGCGCCGTCGTCCACCGATGAGCCGCTGCACGACGCCCGGCGGGCGATGGATGCGATGAGGCGGCCCGGTCGCCCGGGCGTGGCGGATTGGCAGGCGTTTCACGCGGCTCTACGCTCCCTGACCCCGAGAACCTACGTCACGCGTTCCCTCCTGCTCTGCAACCTGGCGGTCTTCGTGGCCATGGTCCTGTCCGGGGTCAGTCCGCTGCACCCGGCATCCCGGAGTCTGATCGCGTGGGGGGCAGACTACGGACCGCTGACCGGGAGCGGACAATGGTGGCGGCTGTGGACGTCGAACTTCATCCACATCGGCCTCATCCACCTCGTCTGCAACCTCCTGGCCCTCTGGCAGGTGGGCGACCTCGTGGAACGGCTCGTGGGCAACGCCGGCTTCCTGCTCCTCTACACCCTGTCCGGGATCCTGGGGAGCCTGGCCAGCTTCTACTGGAATCCCCTCCTGCTGAGCGCCGGCGCCTCCGGGGCGATCTTCGGAGTGTATGGCGCGCTGCTCGCATGTCTGTTCCAGAACCCCGGCGTGTTCCCGCGCTCGATCCTCACGAGGCTCACCAGGAGCACGGCCCTGTTCGTGGGCTACAACATCCTCTATGGGCTGCGGGCGACCGGGATCAACCTGGTCGCCCACCTCGGTGGTCTCGCGGGCGGCCTGCTCTGCGGCCTGATCCTGGCGCGGCCCGTGAGCGAGGAGCAGGGTGCCGGCCGGTCGCGGCGCAACTGGGCTCTCGGAGCGGCGGGCGCGGTCTTTCTCGTCGCGGGCATCCTCGCGGCCCGACCCAACGACATCTCCGTCGAGCTGATGGACATCTACCGCGCCGAGGCGCAGGTGGAGGAGGTCCTCTGGGACGTCTTCCGGAAGAACGGCGGCGGGACTCTCTCGAACGACGACTTCGCCCATGCGGTCGAGCAGCAGGTGCTGCCGGCGTGGGCGGACCTCCGGGCGCGCCTCGCCCGGATTCCTGCGGGACACGGGCACCAGGCCGTATTCGCCGGTCTGCTCGATCGCTACCTGGCCACGATGCAGGACGCCGCCAGGCTCCTGATCGAGAACGCCCGCACGAACGGCGGCACGGTCACCGAGGTGAACGCCCGCCTCGAAGAGGCCGGGCGGATCCGCGGGCAGATGACGAGACTGCGATGGCGGTGA
- the mch gene encoding methenyltetrahydromethanopterin cyclohydrolase, which translates to MHAGAARLADALADPSTALGVDVQRLANGTRLIDAGVQAGGSIEAGRLYAECCMGGLGRVTVGPSPLGEATICEARVAIDHPLVACMASQYAGWKIQVNRFFAMGSGPARSLSAGEALFEKFPLKSRSDSTVLLLESSMLPGADVADHVAARCGLPPDRLTLIAASTGSLAGCIQIAARSVETALHKLHELGFDLTTIVAGSGTCPVAPGVPDPVRAIGRTNDAVLYGARVALWVRTTDEAAERLIDRVPSSSSKDYGRLFHDLFKERGGDFYAIDPLLFSPAQVTLINAATGRVYSSGRTDEAMLRRSFGMDA; encoded by the coding sequence ATGCATGCTGGAGCGGCGCGCCTGGCGGATGCCCTGGCCGATCCCTCCACGGCGCTCGGCGTCGACGTCCAACGTCTCGCGAACGGCACGCGTCTTATCGACGCCGGCGTGCAGGCCGGAGGCTCGATCGAGGCGGGACGGCTGTACGCCGAGTGCTGCATGGGCGGCCTCGGACGGGTCACGGTCGGACCGTCGCCCCTGGGCGAAGCGACGATCTGCGAGGCGCGGGTGGCGATCGATCACCCCCTTGTCGCCTGCATGGCCTCGCAGTACGCCGGGTGGAAGATCCAGGTGAACAGGTTTTTCGCGATGGGGTCCGGGCCCGCGCGGTCCCTCTCGGCCGGCGAGGCGCTGTTCGAGAAGTTTCCCCTCAAGTCGCGCTCCGACAGCACGGTTCTCCTCCTGGAGAGCTCGATGCTGCCGGGCGCCGACGTGGCCGATCACGTCGCGGCGCGCTGCGGGCTGCCTCCGGACCGGCTCACGCTGATCGCGGCGTCGACCGGCAGCCTGGCGGGTTGCATCCAGATCGCCGCGCGTTCGGTCGAGACCGCCCTGCACAAGCTCCACGAGCTCGGGTTCGACCTGACGACGATCGTGGCGGGGTCGGGGACCTGTCCCGTGGCGCCGGGTGTCCCCGATCCCGTGCGCGCCATCGGGCGCACCAACGACGCCGTGCTCTACGGGGCGCGCGTGGCGCTTTGGGTGCGGACCACGGACGAGGCCGCCGAGCGGCTCATCGACCGCGTGCCGTCCTCGTCCTCGAAGGACTACGGCCGTCTGTTCCACGACCTGTTCAAGGAGCGCGGCGGCGATTTCTACGCGATCGACCCGCTGCTCTTCAGTCCGGCTCAGGTCACCCTGATCAATGCCGCGACCGGGCGGGTGTATTCGAGCGGCCGCACCGACGAGGCGATGCTGCGGCGGTCGTTCGGGATGGACGCATGA
- a CDS encoding molybdopterin dinucleotide binding domain-containing protein: protein MEHKRFIMNAGRTTKQGQQINVGKDHAEYKAIVSTLNMHPEDMKAAGIQSGGSVRVRSDNGEAIFRCVEGKVPQGMIFVPYGPPTCHLMGQDTDGTGMPTSKGWEVEVEPITS from the coding sequence ATGGAACACAAACGCTTCATCATGAACGCGGGCCGCACGACCAAGCAGGGCCAGCAGATCAACGTCGGCAAGGATCACGCCGAATATAAGGCCATCGTGAGCACCCTGAACATGCATCCCGAGGACATGAAGGCGGCGGGGATTCAGTCCGGCGGCAGCGTGCGTGTCAGGTCCGATAACGGCGAGGCCATCTTCCGGTGCGTGGAAGGGAAGGTGCCGCAGGGCATGATCTTCGTCCCCTACGGACCGCCGACCTGCCATCTCATGGGGCAGGACACCGACGGAACCGGAATGCCGACCTCGAAGGGCTGGGAAGTCGAGGTCGAGCCGATCACGTCCTGA
- a CDS encoding formylmethanofuran dehydrogenase subunit C gives MTLTLKEQPKVPLEAETLSPDVLAPLAPDAIRALPVHLGKRRLRVDDFFEVEGAAGDELEIRGDAARVKWIGRGMTRGRIRILGNAGMHLGAYMKGGSIEVTGNTSDWLGGEMSGGLIRVHGNAGGQVGAAYRGSVSGMTGGTILIEGSAGLEVGSRMRRGLIAMGGQVRDFAGLLMKGGTIVLRGGAELRTGAWMSRGTIVSLAPIPLLPTFSYSCTYTPTFLRLYARHFRTLGFTIPCDEQEGGYRRYTGDASIPGKGEILVWKPRAS, from the coding sequence GTGACCCTGACCCTCAAGGAGCAGCCCAAGGTCCCGCTCGAAGCCGAGACCCTCTCGCCGGATGTGCTGGCGCCCCTCGCGCCCGACGCGATCCGGGCCCTGCCGGTCCATCTGGGAAAGCGACGCCTGCGCGTGGACGATTTCTTCGAGGTCGAAGGGGCGGCCGGTGACGAGCTGGAGATCCGGGGTGATGCGGCCAGGGTGAAGTGGATCGGCCGCGGCATGACCCGTGGCCGCATCCGCATCCTCGGGAACGCAGGCATGCACCTGGGCGCCTACATGAAGGGAGGCAGCATCGAGGTGACGGGAAACACTTCGGACTGGCTCGGCGGCGAGATGTCCGGCGGCCTGATCCGTGTCCACGGGAACGCCGGCGGCCAGGTCGGGGCGGCCTATCGAGGAAGTGTCTCCGGGATGACGGGCGGGACGATCCTCATCGAGGGCTCGGCGGGGCTCGAGGTCGGGAGTCGCATGAGACGGGGACTGATCGCGATGGGGGGGCAGGTCAGGGACTTCGCCGGCCTGCTGATGAAGGGCGGGACCATCGTCCTGCGAGGCGGGGCCGAGCTGCGGACCGGCGCCTGGATGTCCCGGGGCACGATCGTCTCGCTGGCTCCGATCCCGCTCCTGCCGACCTTCTCCTATTCGTGCACGTACACTCCCACGTTCCTGCGGCTGTATGCAAGGCACTTCCGGACGCTGGGGTTCACCATCCCGTGCGACGAGCAGGAAGGGGGCTATCGGCGTTACACAGGGGACGCCTCGATTCCGGGCAAGGGGGAGATTCTCGTCTGGAAACCTCGCGCCTCCTGA
- the fhcD gene encoding formylmethanofuran--tetrahydromethanopterin N-formyltransferase: protein MERRGVRIGDTFAEAFDMQAARVLITARSPAWGLTAARAMTGFATSVIGCKVEAGIEAELTAEQTPDGRPGVSVLLFGFDAEGLAKRLVERVGQTILTCPTTACFDGLPHADKRVVVGGVLRHFGDRYQSSKLLEGNRYWRIPVMEGEFLVQETFGVQQAIGGGNFLILAEDERAALQAAEAAVESMRRVRGVVLPFPGGIVRSGSKVGAKRYKNMIASTNDAYCPTLRARKGVKSALPEGVNSVLEIVVNGLERAAIEEALRAGIDSACLPGVVEISAGNYGGKLGKHHFPLHPLLEAAS, encoded by the coding sequence ATGGAACGGCGCGGGGTGCGGATCGGCGACACCTTCGCCGAAGCCTTCGACATGCAGGCGGCGCGCGTGCTGATCACCGCGCGCTCCCCGGCCTGGGGGCTGACGGCCGCCCGGGCCATGACCGGGTTCGCCACCTCCGTCATCGGCTGCAAGGTCGAGGCCGGCATCGAGGCCGAGCTGACCGCGGAGCAGACGCCGGACGGCCGCCCCGGGGTGAGCGTGCTGCTCTTCGGCTTCGACGCCGAAGGGCTCGCCAAGCGGCTGGTTGAGCGAGTCGGCCAGACGATCCTCACGTGCCCGACCACGGCCTGCTTCGACGGTCTGCCGCATGCGGACAAGCGGGTCGTCGTGGGGGGCGTGCTGCGTCACTTCGGCGACCGCTACCAGTCGAGCAAGCTCCTGGAGGGGAACCGCTACTGGCGGATCCCGGTGATGGAGGGGGAGTTCCTCGTGCAGGAGACCTTCGGCGTTCAGCAGGCCATAGGAGGCGGCAACTTCCTGATCCTGGCCGAGGATGAGCGCGCCGCTCTGCAGGCGGCGGAGGCGGCCGTGGAGTCCATGCGGAGGGTCCGCGGCGTCGTTCTCCCGTTCCCCGGCGGGATCGTGCGCAGCGGCAGCAAAGTCGGCGCGAAGCGCTACAAGAACATGATCGCTTCCACCAATGACGCCTACTGCCCGACGTTGCGCGCGCGGAAGGGGGTGAAGAGCGCTCTGCCGGAGGGCGTGAACTCGGTGCTCGAGATCGTGGTCAACGGCCTCGAGCGTGCGGCGATCGAGGAGGCGCTGCGCGCCGGCATCGACAGCGCGTGTCTCCCCGGCGTCGTCGAGATCTCGGCGGGGAACTACGGCGGCAAGCTCGGCAAACACCACTTCCCCCTGCACCCGCTCCTCGAGGCCGCCTCGTGA